One Oncorhynchus keta strain PuntledgeMale-10-30-2019 chromosome 11, Oket_V2, whole genome shotgun sequence DNA window includes the following coding sequences:
- the LOC118390096 gene encoding autophagy-related protein 101-like produces MNCRSEALEVSVEGRQVDEAMLALLHTILLHRSTGKFHYKKEGTYSIGTVGTQDIDCDFIDFSFVRVSSDELDRAIRKAVGEFKDAMGNGTDGMGQISLEFYQKKKSRWPFSDECIPWEVWSIKVNVVNLANEQERQICREKVGEKLGEKVINIVEVINRHEYLPKMPTQSEVDNVFDTSLKDVQPYLYKITFQITDTLGTSVSTTMRRLIKDTLAL; encoded by the exons ATGAACTGCCGTTCGGAGGCTCTAGAAGTGTCGGTGGAGGGAAGACAGGTGGACGAGGCCATGTTGGCTCTGTTGCACACTATCTTACTGCATCGCAGCACTGGGAAATTTCACTACAAGAAAGAGGGCACCTACTCCATTGGTACTGTTGGCACACAGGACATTGACTGCGACTTTATTGATTTCAGTTTTGTTCGTGTTTCTTCCGATGAGCTTGATAGGGCCATCAGGAAAGCAGTAGGAGAATTCAAG GATGCCATGGGCAATGGGACGGATGGAATGGGACAAATCTCACTGGAGTTCTACCAGAAAAAAAAGTCCCGCTGGCCTTTCTCTGATGAGTGTATTCCCTGGGAGGTCTGGAGCATCAAGGTCAATGTCGTCAACCTGGCCAACGAGCAGGAGAGACAGATCTGCCGGGAGAAAGTGGGTGAGAAGCTGGGTGAGAAGGTGATCAACATCGTGGAGGTGATCAACCGGCACGAGTACCTACCCAAGATGCCCACCCAGTCGGAAGTGGACAATGTGTTCGACACCAGCCTCAAAGATGTCCAGCCTTACCTGTACAAAATCACTTTTCAGATCACTGATACGCTGGGCACCTCAGTGAGCACCACCATGAGAAGGCTAATAAAAGACACCTTAGCACTGTGA
- the LOC118390093 gene encoding zinc finger and BTB domain-containing protein 21-like isoform X3, whose translation MGYSLGIPFLTNIMSTRPHVSYCVSRKRLSFSEEDDHDSQPRSVIMRQNRGGDSPGPSRYSSNYQGEPSGQRNPNESSRNTASNPRKSAEVTSEGSDSKSISSYASILKGKTSSRTGSSVRPQLTTSVSFSESPTVMLQTESDLSTKEEEEEQKLYRPTSNFQGSAGEPSQTIDRSGPLIKSLLRRSLSMDSPVPVFSPTLELNKLQGREQSVVKMVAKTEEGTQSEHKHSVKVVPPLLLRSRHHSRYDDEEETQGEVFHVKTEPSSPLSDPSEIIRITVGDSLPVNLKDIEINFDQGPTKPCYNLPGKRKVRRDNRRYPFKKSKGVNKHDFPREDENNMSESVPHNSNMDDNDGDWTDEPRQSKMFKCWNCLKVFRSKAGLHRHVNMYHNPDKPYACDICHKRFHTNFKVWTHCQTQHGVVQNPASSSSFQLDEKFQRKLIDIVREREIKKALLMKLRRNKQGSQSQVFAKKGGLRSRSNMICPYCGKTFLFLSQFKQHLKTHPAERANQETERESSLYQKDQDQPGQRENTDTEVYSCRLCNEKLSSHFEQGDHERGCRHATVCPYCGLRFSSPAVKKEHEAHCKYKKLTCLECMRTFKSSFSIWRHQVEVHNHNIMTVKEQLSHQEEINGEVSDHLGRPLHTQESVGAGSFREDIIYSDSSGPPMFDSEDSSSFVPEDLSVSQHKNDHHGELTVKEEPIEEPVSEREDMTSGASIEPEEPGVWPCEKCGKLFGGHKDLERHQELLCHIKPFICHICNKAFRTNFRLWSHFQSHMSTSDEPGVREVDDRRPSSPSPSPPLAVTQATGRPAPQVSPPKPMEAEPVVAKSVVTKSVVTKEEEKPVSSSSMPRTKRPEMDRSYSSPLPKTDSVDNPLTPQESETFFYHAPTLSALTFKRQYMCKLCHRTFKTAFSLWSHEQSHSHI comes from the coding sequence ATGGGATACAGTCTAGGAATCCCCTTTCTAACCAACATCATGTCAACAAGGCCGCATGTGTCCTACTGCGTCTCCAGAAAAAGGTTGTCCTTCTCAGAGGAAGATGACCACGACAGCCAGCCGAGGAGTGTCATTATGCGCCAGAACCGAGGTGGTGATTCTCCCGGCCCCAGTCGCTACAGTTCAAATTATCAAGGAGAGCCCTCAGGACAGAGGAATCCAAATGAATCATCCAGGAACACTGCATCCAATCCCAGAAAATCAGCTGAAGTAACTAGTGAGGGTTCTGATAGCAAGTCCATCAGTTCATATGCCTCCATCTTAAAGGGGAAGACATCATCACGCACAGGGTCATCAGTAAGGCCCCAGCTCACCACCTCAGTCTCCTTCAGTGAATCTCCAACAGTCATGTTACAGACTGAGTCTGATCTAAGCactaaagaagaggaggaggagcagaagcTCTACAGACCCACATCAAATTTTCAGGGCTCGGCAGGGGAGCCTAGCCAGACCATTGACAGGAGTGGCCCACTCATAAAAAGCCTGCTGCGCAGGTCATTATCCATGGACAGTCCCGTCCCAGTCTTCTCCCCAACTCTGGAGCTCAATAAGCTGCAAGGCCGAGAACAGTCTGTTGTTAAGATGGTGGCAAAGACAGAGGAAGGGACTCAGAGTGAGCACAAACACAGTGTGAAAGTGGTTCCGCCACTTCTTCTCAGGTCAAGGCACCACAGTAGGTATGATGATGAAGAAGAAACTCAGGGAGAGGTGTTCCATGTGAAGACAGAACCTAGCAGCCCACTGTCTGACCCCTCAGAGATCATTAGAATCACAGTAGGGGATTCTCTACCAGTAAACCTAAAAGACATTGAAATTAATTTTGACCAAGGCCCTACTAAGCCATGTTATAATCTCCCTGGAAAGAGAAAGGTGAGAAGAGACAACAGAAGGTACCCATTCAAAAAGTCCAAAGGTGTGAACAAACATGATTTCCCACGTGAAGATGAAAATAACATGTCAGAATCTGTACCTCACAACTCCAACATGGACGACAATGATGGAGACTGGACTGATGAGCCCAGGCAGAGCAAGATGTTTAAATGCTGGAACTGTTTAAAAGTGTTCAGATCCAAAGCTGGACTGCACCGCCATGTTAACATGTATCACAACCCAGATAAGCCATATGCTTGTGACATCTGCCACAAACGCTTCCACACCAACTTCAAAGTCTGGACCCACTGCCAAACCCAGCATGGAGTGGTACAAAACCCTGCATCCTCCAGCTCGTTCCAGCTGGATGAAAAGTTTCAGAGGAAGCTGATTGATAttgtgcgagagagagaaataaagaaagccTTGCTCATGAAGCTGAGGAGGAATAAGCAGGGTTCACAGTCTCAGGTGTTTGCCAAAAAAGGTGGCCTGAGGTCCAGGTCAAATATGATATGCCCTTACTGTGGGAAAACATTTTTGTTTCTGTCTCAGTTCAAGCAGCATTTGAAGACACACCCTGCAGAGAGAGCCAAccaagagactgagagagagagcagtctctACCAAAAGGACCAGGACCAGCCCggtcagagagagaacacagacacagaggttTACTCCTGCAGGCTCTGCAATGAGAAGCTGTCCTCTCACTTTGAGCAGGGAGACCATGAGAGGGGCTGTCGACATGCAACCGTGTGCCCGTACTGTGGCCTCCGATTCTCCAGCCCAGCGGTTAAAAAAGAGCACGAAGCACACTGCAAGTACAAGAAACTGACCTGCCTGGAGTGCATGCGGACCTTCAAGTCCTCCTTTAGCATATGGAGACACCAGGTGGAGGTTCATAACCACAACATTATGACTGTTAAGGAACAGCTGAGCCACCAGGAGGAGATCAATGGAGAAGTATCTGACCACCTCGGAAGGCCGCTCCATACACAGGAGTCTGTGGGAGCGGGGAGCTTCAGAGAGGACATCATCTACAGTGACTCTTCAGGTCCGCCTATGTTCGACTCAGAGGATTCTTCATCATTCGTGCCAGAGGACTTGAGCGTTAGCCAGCATAAGAACGACCATCATGGCGAGCTGACAGTGAAGGAGGAGCCCATTGAGGAGCCTGTGAGCGAGAGGGAGGACATGACATCTGGGGCCTCCATTGAGCCCGAGGAGCCAGGTGTTTGGCCATGTGAAAAATGTGGCAAGCTCTTCGGTGGCCACAAAGACCTGGAGCGCCACCAGGAGCTGCTGTGCCACATCAAACCCTTCATCTGTCACATCTGCAATAAGGCCTTCAGGACCAACTTTCGTCTTTGGAGCCACTTCCAGTCCCACATGTCCACCTCCGATGAACCTGGAGTGAGAGAGGTCGATGATAGGCGCCCTtcgtctccctccccctcaccaccACTTGCGGTCACACAAGCAACTGGACGTCCTGCCCCACAAGTTTCTCCACCTAAACCAATGGAGGCAGAGCCAGTGGTAGCTAAATCTGTGGTAACTAAATCTGTGGTAACTAAGGAGGAGGAGAAGCCTGTAAGTTCGTCGTCAATGCCCAGGACCAAGAGGCCGGAGATGGACAGATCATACAGTAGCCCCCTACCCAAGACGGATAGTGTGGATAATCCTCTCACCCCTCAGGAATCAGAAACCTTTTTTTACCATGCTCCCACTCTCTCTGCCCTCACGTTTAAGAGGCAGTACATGTGTAAGCTCTGCCACAGGACATTCAAAACTGCCTTTAGTCTTTGGAGCCATGAGCAGAGCCATAGCCACATTTGA
- the LOC118390093 gene encoding zinc finger and BTB domain-containing protein 21-like isoform X1 codes for MTSNSRWMESRLPHTQHNSDIKSLVCCVETERIHRVRMESLVHYSNPSHGLSILGMLNEQRLKGQLCDTVLVVGDQRYQAHRSVLAASSEYFQSLFTRRLSDTHKVIQLDFCEPEAFEVVLNYIYSSSLFVDRGSLAAIQEMGYSLGIPFLTNIMSTRPHVSYCVSRKRLSFSEEDDHDSQPRSVIMRQNRGGDSPGPSRYSSNYQGEPSGQRNPNESSRNTASNPRKSAEVTSEGSDSKSISSYASILKGKTSSRTGSSVRPQLTTSVSFSESPTVMLQTESDLSTKEEEEEQKLYRPTSNFQGSAGEPSQTIDRSGPLIKSLLRRSLSMDSPVPVFSPTLELNKLQGREQSVVKMVAKTEEGTQSEHKHSVKVVPPLLLRSRHHSRYDDEEETQGEVFHVKTEPSSPLSDPSEIIRITVGDSLPVNLKDIEINFDQGPTKPCYNLPGKRKVRRDNRRYPFKKSKGVNKHDFPREDENNMSESVPHNSNMDDNDGDWTDEPRQSKMFKCWNCLKVFRSKAGLHRHVNMYHNPDKPYACDICHKRFHTNFKVWTHCQTQHGVVQNPASSSSFQLDEKFQRKLIDIVREREIKKALLMKLRRNKQGSQSQVFAKKGGLRSRSNMICPYCGKTFLFLSQFKQHLKTHPAERANQETERESSLYQKDQDQPGQRENTDTEVYSCRLCNEKLSSHFEQGDHERGCRHATVCPYCGLRFSSPAVKKEHEAHCKYKKLTCLECMRTFKSSFSIWRHQVEVHNHNIMTVKEQLSHQEEINGEVSDHLGRPLHTQESVGAGSFREDIIYSDSSGPPMFDSEDSSSFVPEDLSVSQHKNDHHGELTVKEEPIEEPVSEREDMTSGASIEPEEPGVWPCEKCGKLFGGHKDLERHQELLCHIKPFICHICNKAFRTNFRLWSHFQSHMSTSDEPGVREVDDRRPSSPSPSPPLAVTQATGRPAPQVSPPKPMEAEPVVAKSVVTKSVVTKEEEKPVSSSSMPRTKRPEMDRSYSSPLPKTDSVDNPLTPQESETFFYHAPTLSALTFKRQYMCKLCHRTFKTAFSLWSHEQSHSHI; via the exons ATGACGTCAAATTCAAGATGGATGGAATCACGACTACCACACACTCAACATAATTCTGATATAAAGTCTTTAGTGTGCTGCGTGGAAACAGAACGAATACATAGGG TCAGAATGGAGAGTCTGGTGCACTATAGTAATCCCTCCCATGGCCTCTCAATCCTGGGGATGCTTAATGAGCAGCGCCTGAAGGGGCAGCTCTGTGACACAGTCTTGGTTGTTGGGGATCAGAGGTACCAAGCCCACAGGAGTGTGCTAGCTGCCAGCAGTGAGTATTTCCAATCCCTGTTCACACGGAGGCTGTCTGACACCCACAAAGTGATACAGTTGGACTTCTGTGAGCCTGAGGCCTTTGAGGTAGTGCTGAATTACATATACTCATCCTCCCTCTTCGTGGACAGAGGCAGCCTGGCAGCCATCCAGGAGATGGGATACAGTCTAGGAATCCCCTTTCTAACCAACATCATGTCAACAAGGCCGCATGTGTCCTACTGCGTCTCCAGAAAAAGGTTGTCCTTCTCAGAGGAAGATGACCACGACAGCCAGCCGAGGAGTGTCATTATGCGCCAGAACCGAGGTGGTGATTCTCCCGGCCCCAGTCGCTACAGTTCAAATTATCAAGGAGAGCCCTCAGGACAGAGGAATCCAAATGAATCATCCAGGAACACTGCATCCAATCCCAGAAAATCAGCTGAAGTAACTAGTGAGGGTTCTGATAGCAAGTCCATCAGTTCATATGCCTCCATCTTAAAGGGGAAGACATCATCACGCACAGGGTCATCAGTAAGGCCCCAGCTCACCACCTCAGTCTCCTTCAGTGAATCTCCAACAGTCATGTTACAGACTGAGTCTGATCTAAGCactaaagaagaggaggaggagcagaagcTCTACAGACCCACATCAAATTTTCAGGGCTCGGCAGGGGAGCCTAGCCAGACCATTGACAGGAGTGGCCCACTCATAAAAAGCCTGCTGCGCAGGTCATTATCCATGGACAGTCCCGTCCCAGTCTTCTCCCCAACTCTGGAGCTCAATAAGCTGCAAGGCCGAGAACAGTCTGTTGTTAAGATGGTGGCAAAGACAGAGGAAGGGACTCAGAGTGAGCACAAACACAGTGTGAAAGTGGTTCCGCCACTTCTTCTCAGGTCAAGGCACCACAGTAGGTATGATGATGAAGAAGAAACTCAGGGAGAGGTGTTCCATGTGAAGACAGAACCTAGCAGCCCACTGTCTGACCCCTCAGAGATCATTAGAATCACAGTAGGGGATTCTCTACCAGTAAACCTAAAAGACATTGAAATTAATTTTGACCAAGGCCCTACTAAGCCATGTTATAATCTCCCTGGAAAGAGAAAGGTGAGAAGAGACAACAGAAGGTACCCATTCAAAAAGTCCAAAGGTGTGAACAAACATGATTTCCCACGTGAAGATGAAAATAACATGTCAGAATCTGTACCTCACAACTCCAACATGGACGACAATGATGGAGACTGGACTGATGAGCCCAGGCAGAGCAAGATGTTTAAATGCTGGAACTGTTTAAAAGTGTTCAGATCCAAAGCTGGACTGCACCGCCATGTTAACATGTATCACAACCCAGATAAGCCATATGCTTGTGACATCTGCCACAAACGCTTCCACACCAACTTCAAAGTCTGGACCCACTGCCAAACCCAGCATGGAGTGGTACAAAACCCTGCATCCTCCAGCTCGTTCCAGCTGGATGAAAAGTTTCAGAGGAAGCTGATTGATAttgtgcgagagagagaaataaagaaagccTTGCTCATGAAGCTGAGGAGGAATAAGCAGGGTTCACAGTCTCAGGTGTTTGCCAAAAAAGGTGGCCTGAGGTCCAGGTCAAATATGATATGCCCTTACTGTGGGAAAACATTTTTGTTTCTGTCTCAGTTCAAGCAGCATTTGAAGACACACCCTGCAGAGAGAGCCAAccaagagactgagagagagagcagtctctACCAAAAGGACCAGGACCAGCCCggtcagagagagaacacagacacagaggttTACTCCTGCAGGCTCTGCAATGAGAAGCTGTCCTCTCACTTTGAGCAGGGAGACCATGAGAGGGGCTGTCGACATGCAACCGTGTGCCCGTACTGTGGCCTCCGATTCTCCAGCCCAGCGGTTAAAAAAGAGCACGAAGCACACTGCAAGTACAAGAAACTGACCTGCCTGGAGTGCATGCGGACCTTCAAGTCCTCCTTTAGCATATGGAGACACCAGGTGGAGGTTCATAACCACAACATTATGACTGTTAAGGAACAGCTGAGCCACCAGGAGGAGATCAATGGAGAAGTATCTGACCACCTCGGAAGGCCGCTCCATACACAGGAGTCTGTGGGAGCGGGGAGCTTCAGAGAGGACATCATCTACAGTGACTCTTCAGGTCCGCCTATGTTCGACTCAGAGGATTCTTCATCATTCGTGCCAGAGGACTTGAGCGTTAGCCAGCATAAGAACGACCATCATGGCGAGCTGACAGTGAAGGAGGAGCCCATTGAGGAGCCTGTGAGCGAGAGGGAGGACATGACATCTGGGGCCTCCATTGAGCCCGAGGAGCCAGGTGTTTGGCCATGTGAAAAATGTGGCAAGCTCTTCGGTGGCCACAAAGACCTGGAGCGCCACCAGGAGCTGCTGTGCCACATCAAACCCTTCATCTGTCACATCTGCAATAAGGCCTTCAGGACCAACTTTCGTCTTTGGAGCCACTTCCAGTCCCACATGTCCACCTCCGATGAACCTGGAGTGAGAGAGGTCGATGATAGGCGCCCTtcgtctccctccccctcaccaccACTTGCGGTCACACAAGCAACTGGACGTCCTGCCCCACAAGTTTCTCCACCTAAACCAATGGAGGCAGAGCCAGTGGTAGCTAAATCTGTGGTAACTAAATCTGTGGTAACTAAGGAGGAGGAGAAGCCTGTAAGTTCGTCGTCAATGCCCAGGACCAAGAGGCCGGAGATGGACAGATCATACAGTAGCCCCCTACCCAAGACGGATAGTGTGGATAATCCTCTCACCCCTCAGGAATCAGAAACCTTTTTTTACCATGCTCCCACTCTCTCTGCCCTCACGTTTAAGAGGCAGTACATGTGTAAGCTCTGCCACAGGACATTCAAAACTGCCTTTAGTCTTTGGAGCCATGAGCAGAGCCATAGCCACATTTGA
- the LOC118390093 gene encoding zinc finger and BTB domain-containing protein 21-like isoform X2, producing the protein MESLVHYSNPSHGLSILGMLNEQRLKGQLCDTVLVVGDQRYQAHRSVLAASSEYFQSLFTRRLSDTHKVIQLDFCEPEAFEVVLNYIYSSSLFVDRGSLAAIQEMGYSLGIPFLTNIMSTRPHVSYCVSRKRLSFSEEDDHDSQPRSVIMRQNRGGDSPGPSRYSSNYQGEPSGQRNPNESSRNTASNPRKSAEVTSEGSDSKSISSYASILKGKTSSRTGSSVRPQLTTSVSFSESPTVMLQTESDLSTKEEEEEQKLYRPTSNFQGSAGEPSQTIDRSGPLIKSLLRRSLSMDSPVPVFSPTLELNKLQGREQSVVKMVAKTEEGTQSEHKHSVKVVPPLLLRSRHHSRYDDEEETQGEVFHVKTEPSSPLSDPSEIIRITVGDSLPVNLKDIEINFDQGPTKPCYNLPGKRKVRRDNRRYPFKKSKGVNKHDFPREDENNMSESVPHNSNMDDNDGDWTDEPRQSKMFKCWNCLKVFRSKAGLHRHVNMYHNPDKPYACDICHKRFHTNFKVWTHCQTQHGVVQNPASSSSFQLDEKFQRKLIDIVREREIKKALLMKLRRNKQGSQSQVFAKKGGLRSRSNMICPYCGKTFLFLSQFKQHLKTHPAERANQETERESSLYQKDQDQPGQRENTDTEVYSCRLCNEKLSSHFEQGDHERGCRHATVCPYCGLRFSSPAVKKEHEAHCKYKKLTCLECMRTFKSSFSIWRHQVEVHNHNIMTVKEQLSHQEEINGEVSDHLGRPLHTQESVGAGSFREDIIYSDSSGPPMFDSEDSSSFVPEDLSVSQHKNDHHGELTVKEEPIEEPVSEREDMTSGASIEPEEPGVWPCEKCGKLFGGHKDLERHQELLCHIKPFICHICNKAFRTNFRLWSHFQSHMSTSDEPGVREVDDRRPSSPSPSPPLAVTQATGRPAPQVSPPKPMEAEPVVAKSVVTKSVVTKEEEKPVSSSSMPRTKRPEMDRSYSSPLPKTDSVDNPLTPQESETFFYHAPTLSALTFKRQYMCKLCHRTFKTAFSLWSHEQSHSHI; encoded by the coding sequence ATGGAGAGTCTGGTGCACTATAGTAATCCCTCCCATGGCCTCTCAATCCTGGGGATGCTTAATGAGCAGCGCCTGAAGGGGCAGCTCTGTGACACAGTCTTGGTTGTTGGGGATCAGAGGTACCAAGCCCACAGGAGTGTGCTAGCTGCCAGCAGTGAGTATTTCCAATCCCTGTTCACACGGAGGCTGTCTGACACCCACAAAGTGATACAGTTGGACTTCTGTGAGCCTGAGGCCTTTGAGGTAGTGCTGAATTACATATACTCATCCTCCCTCTTCGTGGACAGAGGCAGCCTGGCAGCCATCCAGGAGATGGGATACAGTCTAGGAATCCCCTTTCTAACCAACATCATGTCAACAAGGCCGCATGTGTCCTACTGCGTCTCCAGAAAAAGGTTGTCCTTCTCAGAGGAAGATGACCACGACAGCCAGCCGAGGAGTGTCATTATGCGCCAGAACCGAGGTGGTGATTCTCCCGGCCCCAGTCGCTACAGTTCAAATTATCAAGGAGAGCCCTCAGGACAGAGGAATCCAAATGAATCATCCAGGAACACTGCATCCAATCCCAGAAAATCAGCTGAAGTAACTAGTGAGGGTTCTGATAGCAAGTCCATCAGTTCATATGCCTCCATCTTAAAGGGGAAGACATCATCACGCACAGGGTCATCAGTAAGGCCCCAGCTCACCACCTCAGTCTCCTTCAGTGAATCTCCAACAGTCATGTTACAGACTGAGTCTGATCTAAGCactaaagaagaggaggaggagcagaagcTCTACAGACCCACATCAAATTTTCAGGGCTCGGCAGGGGAGCCTAGCCAGACCATTGACAGGAGTGGCCCACTCATAAAAAGCCTGCTGCGCAGGTCATTATCCATGGACAGTCCCGTCCCAGTCTTCTCCCCAACTCTGGAGCTCAATAAGCTGCAAGGCCGAGAACAGTCTGTTGTTAAGATGGTGGCAAAGACAGAGGAAGGGACTCAGAGTGAGCACAAACACAGTGTGAAAGTGGTTCCGCCACTTCTTCTCAGGTCAAGGCACCACAGTAGGTATGATGATGAAGAAGAAACTCAGGGAGAGGTGTTCCATGTGAAGACAGAACCTAGCAGCCCACTGTCTGACCCCTCAGAGATCATTAGAATCACAGTAGGGGATTCTCTACCAGTAAACCTAAAAGACATTGAAATTAATTTTGACCAAGGCCCTACTAAGCCATGTTATAATCTCCCTGGAAAGAGAAAGGTGAGAAGAGACAACAGAAGGTACCCATTCAAAAAGTCCAAAGGTGTGAACAAACATGATTTCCCACGTGAAGATGAAAATAACATGTCAGAATCTGTACCTCACAACTCCAACATGGACGACAATGATGGAGACTGGACTGATGAGCCCAGGCAGAGCAAGATGTTTAAATGCTGGAACTGTTTAAAAGTGTTCAGATCCAAAGCTGGACTGCACCGCCATGTTAACATGTATCACAACCCAGATAAGCCATATGCTTGTGACATCTGCCACAAACGCTTCCACACCAACTTCAAAGTCTGGACCCACTGCCAAACCCAGCATGGAGTGGTACAAAACCCTGCATCCTCCAGCTCGTTCCAGCTGGATGAAAAGTTTCAGAGGAAGCTGATTGATAttgtgcgagagagagaaataaagaaagccTTGCTCATGAAGCTGAGGAGGAATAAGCAGGGTTCACAGTCTCAGGTGTTTGCCAAAAAAGGTGGCCTGAGGTCCAGGTCAAATATGATATGCCCTTACTGTGGGAAAACATTTTTGTTTCTGTCTCAGTTCAAGCAGCATTTGAAGACACACCCTGCAGAGAGAGCCAAccaagagactgagagagagagcagtctctACCAAAAGGACCAGGACCAGCCCggtcagagagagaacacagacacagaggttTACTCCTGCAGGCTCTGCAATGAGAAGCTGTCCTCTCACTTTGAGCAGGGAGACCATGAGAGGGGCTGTCGACATGCAACCGTGTGCCCGTACTGTGGCCTCCGATTCTCCAGCCCAGCGGTTAAAAAAGAGCACGAAGCACACTGCAAGTACAAGAAACTGACCTGCCTGGAGTGCATGCGGACCTTCAAGTCCTCCTTTAGCATATGGAGACACCAGGTGGAGGTTCATAACCACAACATTATGACTGTTAAGGAACAGCTGAGCCACCAGGAGGAGATCAATGGAGAAGTATCTGACCACCTCGGAAGGCCGCTCCATACACAGGAGTCTGTGGGAGCGGGGAGCTTCAGAGAGGACATCATCTACAGTGACTCTTCAGGTCCGCCTATGTTCGACTCAGAGGATTCTTCATCATTCGTGCCAGAGGACTTGAGCGTTAGCCAGCATAAGAACGACCATCATGGCGAGCTGACAGTGAAGGAGGAGCCCATTGAGGAGCCTGTGAGCGAGAGGGAGGACATGACATCTGGGGCCTCCATTGAGCCCGAGGAGCCAGGTGTTTGGCCATGTGAAAAATGTGGCAAGCTCTTCGGTGGCCACAAAGACCTGGAGCGCCACCAGGAGCTGCTGTGCCACATCAAACCCTTCATCTGTCACATCTGCAATAAGGCCTTCAGGACCAACTTTCGTCTTTGGAGCCACTTCCAGTCCCACATGTCCACCTCCGATGAACCTGGAGTGAGAGAGGTCGATGATAGGCGCCCTtcgtctccctccccctcaccaccACTTGCGGTCACACAAGCAACTGGACGTCCTGCCCCACAAGTTTCTCCACCTAAACCAATGGAGGCAGAGCCAGTGGTAGCTAAATCTGTGGTAACTAAATCTGTGGTAACTAAGGAGGAGGAGAAGCCTGTAAGTTCGTCGTCAATGCCCAGGACCAAGAGGCCGGAGATGGACAGATCATACAGTAGCCCCCTACCCAAGACGGATAGTGTGGATAATCCTCTCACCCCTCAGGAATCAGAAACCTTTTTTTACCATGCTCCCACTCTCTCTGCCCTCACGTTTAAGAGGCAGTACATGTGTAAGCTCTGCCACAGGACATTCAAAACTGCCTTTAGTCTTTGGAGCCATGAGCAGAGCCATAGCCACATTTGA